The proteins below come from a single Bactrocera dorsalis isolate Fly_Bdor chromosome 5, ASM2337382v1, whole genome shotgun sequence genomic window:
- the LOC105225030 gene encoding uncharacterized protein LOC105225030: MASNSQVGKIVVVVALTLFLYYFFWVSILPFMLIDEGNFIHSLFPPLEYAFIFPAIFGVIFIGGISIYTLYHIWDHIWKKKTI; encoded by the exons ATGGCTTCGAATTCGCAGGTTGGAAAAATTGTGGTCGTCGTTGCACTCACATTATTTCTGTACTATTTCTTTTGGGTATCCATATTGCCGTTTATGTTAATTGATGAAG GTAACTTCATACATTCGTTATTTCCGCCGCTTGAATATGCATTCATATTTCCTGCAATATTTGGAGTGATATTTATTGGTGGCATATCAATATACACGCTGTACCACATTTGGGATCatatttggaagaaaaaaactatttaa
- the LOC105225031 gene encoding uncharacterized protein LOC105225031: MPPWLVIGVSGVTCGGKTTLAHRLRDYFQQSRGGSLWNTPYIVGEVQLISQDDYFLPVFDLRHKWNEKLKVINFELLSSLDMKHMLSDIAWIMKGRNLASDPMEYVDYINEMSMSTNFEHYGQPVTQQMYHPNSYKVNQCGLSSRHQSQQTQSQHNQYLHHHCQPLHQHAHIHANANVAHSSHIMRINSQLAHMRDNKINLLIIEGFTIFNQPELLTLCNIKFHFHLPYEKCYARRQKRTYDPPDVTGYFEICVWPHYEKNFNEIRDRQDITFLNGELSKERIFKFVLQKISNYFEERCDVACPPPQKLLGIPSCLANGPMSNESCASSSTRLIAGIGGNVTKASPMEQQ, from the coding sequence ATGCCGCCGTGGCTGGTAATAGGTGTTTCAGGTGTAACATGTGGTGGTAAAACAACTTTGGCACACCGCTTGCGGGACTACTTTCAACAATCACGCGGCGGATCACTGTGGAATACCCCCTACATTGTGGGCGAGGTGCAGCTTATATCACAAGATGATTACTTCCTACCAGTTTTCGATTTACGACACAAGTGGAATGAAAAACTGAAGGTGATAAATTTTGAACTATTAAGCTCGCTCGATATGAAACATATGCTCTCTGACATAGCATGGATAATGAAAGGTCGCAACTTGGCAAGTGATCCAATGGAATACGTTGATTACATTAACGAGATGTCCATGTCAACGAATTTCGAGCATTATGGGCAACCAGTTACGCAACAAATGTACCATCCCAACAGCTATAAAGTCAATCAATGTGGCTTATCATCGCGACATCAaagtcaacaaacacaaagtcAACACAATCAATATCTACATCATCATTGTCAACCACTGCATCAGCATGCACACATTCATGCAAATGCTAATGTGGCCCATTCTTCCCACATAATGCGTATCAACTCACAATTGGCGCATATGCGTGACAACAAAATCAATCTGCTCATAATTGAAGGTTTCACCATCTTCAATCAGCCGGAGTTATTAACATTATGTAATATTAAGTTCCATTTTCATTTGCCATATGAAAAATGTTACGCGCGTCGTCAAAAACGCACTTATGATCCACCTGACGTTACTGGATATTTTGAAATATGCGTATGGCCACATTACGAGAAGAATTTCAATGAGATACGAGATCGACAAGATATTACTTTTCTAAATGGTGAATTAAGCAAAGAACGTATTTTCAAATTTGTCCTGCAAAAAATATCTAACTACTTCGAGGAACGCTGTGATGTGGCCTGTCCGCCGCCACAGAAGCTTTTAGGCATACCGAGTTGTTTGGCAAATGGTCCCATGAGTAATGAGAGTTGTGCTAGCAGTAGTACACGTTTAATAGCCGGTATTGGTGGTAACGTGACAAAAGCCAGCCCTATGGAACAACAGTGA